One genomic region from Candida albicans SC5314 chromosome 6, complete sequence encodes:
- the HAT2 gene encoding Hat2p (Putative Hat1-Hat2 histone acetyltransferase complex subunit; role in DNA damage repair and morphogenesis; mutations cause constitutive pseudohyphal growth, caspofungin sensitivity; rat catheter and Spider biofilm repressed) — protein sequence MSEQPTEPLSIKEEYQLWRKNCRYMYEFVSETALMWPSLTIQWLPNYTTTNGLIDAKLLLGTHTSNQSANQLKVASTQLSADPNVKANSKIKTVQKLENNAEICRARYMPQDANIVATINGLGEVDLYNLDTETRYSHFAPHTKNGYGLSWNPKQKGLLVTGADDNFVCVTDTTTNKTTFKSDIQKDIVNDVKWHQFNGNLFASVSEDSHVYLFDARDNKVVSQYYAESSNGINSLAFSPFAENLVAIGNTSSNINLLDLRKLGENSGLLHTMMGHSEGITCMEFSPHHDGILATGSQDRRIIIWDLFKVGEEQQQEDAEDGCPELFMMHAGHTAGVSDLSWCPFKDWMIGSVADDNIVHLWEISKKLITNEEAEVDVSILE from the coding sequence ATGTCCGAACAACCTACAGAACCACTTTCCATCAAAGAAGAGTATCAACTATGGAGAAAGAATTGTCGATATATGTATGAGTTTGTCAGTGAGACGGCATTGATGTGGCCATCACTTACAATCCAATGGCTTCCAAACtacaccaccaccaatggCCTTATCGATGCCAAACTTCTATTGGGAACCCATACATCCAATCAAAGTGCAAACCAGTTAAAAGTGGCATCAACACAATTACTGGCAGACCCCAATGTCAAGGCTAATTCGAAAATTAAAACCGTACAAAAACTCGAAAATAATGCCGAAATCTGCCGTGCAAGATACATGCCACAAGACGCAAATATCGTAGCAACTATCAATGGGTTGGGTGAGGTAGACTTGTACAACTTAGACACTGAAACCAGGTACTCACATTTTGCCCCACACACTAAAAACGGGTACGGTCTTTCATGGAACCCAAAACAAAAGGGATTGCTAGTTACCGGCGCTGATGAcaattttgtttgtgttACTgataccaccaccaacaaaacTACTTTCAAAAGCGACATCCAAAAGGATATTGTCAATGATGTGAAGTGGCACCAATTCAACGGCAACTTGTTTGCATCTGTGTCAGAGGATAGTCATGTCTACTTGTTTGATGCTAGAGATAACAAAGTGGTTAGCCAATACTATGCCGAGTCCTCCAACGGTATCAACTCCTTGGCATTCTCTCCGTTTGCCGAAAACTTGGTGGCAATCGGCAATACAAGttcaaatatcaatttacTCGACTTGAGAAAATTGGGCGAGAACTCAGGATTGTTACACACCATGATGGGCCATTCGGAAGGAATAACTTGTATGGAATTCTCACCCCACCACGACGGTATACTCGCCACCGGCTCACAAGATAGAAGAATAATTATTTGGGACTTGTTCAAAGTCGGCGAAgagcaacaacaagaagacGCCGAAGACGGGTGTCCCGAACTATTCATGATGCATGCTGGTCATACTGCGGGAGTGAGTGATTTAAGTTGGTGTCCTTTCAAAGACTGGATGATCGGTTCAGTTGCTGACGATAATATTGTCCATCTCTGGGAAATTAGTAAAAAGTTGATTACGAACGAGGAAGCTGAAGTAGATGTGTCGATTTTAGAGTAA
- a CDS encoding uncharacterized protein (Putative ortholog of mammalian electron transfer flavoprotein complex subunit ETF-alpha; Spider biofilm repressed), which yields MASYIAKRLFSRTTVRLNTLALVEGVSNGISPASLSTITAATQIGEPVTAIVFGSNGDSVAEAVAKTEGVSKVLVAKDSEYDHYLAEKVSPLLKKIIEDQKFTHFLTAGSSIGKSVLPRLGALLDVQPVSEIVKVVDPTTFVRPIYAGNALATVKSKDSIILASVRASAFPPAEIGGATAPVEQVTESVEFGNSAQFVSEQIVKSERPELGSATRVVSGGRGLKNKEMFDQLIDPLATKLNAAIGASRAAVDSGFCDNSLQVGQTGKIVAPDLYIAVGISGAIQHLAGMKDSKVIVAINKDADAPIFNVADVGLVGDLNEVIPELTNKL from the coding sequence ATGGCATCGTACATTGCAAAGAGATTGTTTTCAAGGACTACTGTTAGATTAAATACACTTGCATTGGTTGAAGGTGTGAGTAATGGTATTTCTCCTGCATCATTGTCTACAATTACTGCTGCCACACAAATTGGGGAACCAGTGACAGCCATAGTTTTTGGCAGTAATGGCGATTCAGTTGCAGAAGCAGTCGCCAAAACCGAGGGTGTTTCCAAAGTGTTAGTTGCCAAAGATAGCGAGTACGACCACTATTTGGCGGAAAAAGTTTCTCCTTTGCTCAAAAAGATCATTGAAGACCAAAAGTTTACCCACTTTTTAACTGCTGGCTCGTCGATTGGCAAGTCGGTTCTTCCAAGATTAGGGGCCTTACTTGATGTGCAGCCAGTGTCTGAAATTGTCAAGGTAGTTGATCCAACTACTTTTGTGCGTCCAATCTATGCTGGTAATGCATTGGCTACAGTAAAGTCGAAAGATAGTATTATTCTTGCCTCAGTCAGAGCATCTGCGTTCCCACCAGCTGAGATCGGTGGTGCAACTGCCCCCGTTGAGCAAGTCACTGAGTCTGTTGAATTTGGCAACAGCGCACAATTTGTGTCTGAACAAATTGTCAAGTCAGAAAGACCGGAATTGGGACTGGCCACGAGAGTGGTTTCTGGGGGGCGTgggttgaaaaataaagagATGTTTGACCAGTTGATTGATCCGTTAGCCACCAAATTGAATGCGGCCATTGGTGCTTCTAGAGCAGCTGTTGATTCCGGGTTCTGTGACAATTCCTTACAAGTTGGTCAAACGGGTAAGATTGTTGCTCCAGATTTGTATATAGCTGTTGGTATTTCTGGTGCTATACAACACTTGGCAGGCATGAAGGATTCGAAAGTGATTGTTGCTATCAACAAGGATGCTGATGCGCCAATTTTCAATGTTGCGGATGTTGGGTTAGTTGGTGATTTAAACGAGGTCATTCCAGAGTTGACAAACAAATTGTAG
- a CDS encoding uncharacterized protein (Putative sulfate permease; S. cerevisiae ortholog YPR003C localizes to the endoplasmic reticulum; regulated by Sef1p-, Sfu1p-, and Hap43p), which produces MKRTPRSDTVSPDRSRLTSPSPSIRHISHTRVNTERSYLLHKDSTPQVADAESIIYQDEYTPANTHNVESLSWSEILPYYIPCLSWIGQYSVEFFVGDLIGGLSLVFFQLPLSLSYATSLAHVPVTSGLYSLGISPLIYLIFGSVPQMIVGPEAPISLIVGQAIEPLLHHAKKAHLDPVEYVVAITFVSGSTLLGFGLARFGFLDNVLSASLLKGFIAGVGIVMIITSSIIVLGLEKLMKQISDDPNEMDIHSPFDKVRFLIQYIGQRNQQSLNIGLVGFFIIFTIRLFKKHAAKQNGRLYKYAVFIPEIMLVVAGSTILCQHYRWDLGGLPVIGKVRNEGDFKFYNPLSLSNLHLIKKLCASGFMCAMLGFFESTTASKSLGSMYDLPISSNRELVALGSINIFGSVFGALPAFGGYGRSKVNAISAKTTMSGGIMGICTLLTIHFLLKYLYFVPQCMLSVVAAVIGISLIEEAPYELYFHWKTRGIDEIITFCVTVVTTLFFSMEGGIAVGIGYSLVRVVKNSTFSRIQILGRYPNTNKFVNADIPAYQTSQEKVAGSYLNLFDDAQHMQLNTQVLEEVEGCLIIKVPEPLTFTNCSDLTTRLKRVEMYGSTRAHPASKRSRDIGMTKYVIFDLKGMSSLDSTAAKILKTLLEGYRKRGIRTCFVRMSSDKHLRKMLADSGICKLLIDDLTDLKYFAIQEIAEQNSQPLTTPEMEAMVECYSLIESSSHPYFNHISDALKVIDCFETNYVDTIDA; this is translated from the coding sequence ATGAAGAGAACCCCAAGATCCGATACTGTCTCCCCAGACAGGTCTAGACTTACAAGCCCATCGCCAAGTATACGCCATATCTCACATACCAGAGTCAATACCGAAAGGCTGTACTTGCTCCACAAAGATAGCACCCCACAAGTGGCTGATGCAGAATCGATCATCTACCAAGACGAGTATACGCCTGCAAATACCCATAACGTCGAAAGCTTGCTGTGGTCAGAGATCCTTCCATACTATATCCCATGCTTATCGTGGATTGGCCAGTACTCTGTTGAGTTTTTCGTGGGTGACTTGATTGGCGGATTGAGTTTGGTGTTTTTCCAACTACCATTATCGTTATCGTACGCAACTAGTTTGGCACACGTCCCTGTCACATCAGGGTTGTACTCACTAGGCATTTCTCCGTTGATATACCTTATATTTGGAAGTGTGCCACAAATGATTGTTGGACCTGAAGCCCCGATTTCGTTGATTGTGGGACAAGCAATCGAACCTTTATTACACCATGCGAAAAAGGCGCATCTCGATCCCGTCGAGTACGTGGTAGCCATCACATTTGTCAGCGGCTCAACATTGCTTGGTTTTGGGTTGGCCAGGTTCGGGTTTCTTGACAACGTATTGAGTGCTTCCTTGTTGAAAGGGTTTATTGCCGGTGTTGGTATAGTCATGATCATCACTTCCCTGATAATTGTTCTTGGATTGGAAAAGCTAATGAAACAGATTTCTGACGACCCAAATGAAATGGATATACATTCGCCATTTGACAAAGTCAGGTTTCTCATCCAGTACATTGGACAACGCAACCAGCAAAGTCTCAACATAGGGTTGGTGGGgtttttcattatatttACCATTCGGTTGTTTAAGAAGCACGCTGCAAAGCAGAACGGCAGACTTTACAAGTACGCAGTATTTATACCTGAGATAATGTTGGTGGTTGCCGGCTCAACAATCCTCTGTCAGCACTATCGATGGGATTTGGGTGGACTCCCCGTCATAGGCAAGGTTCGAAACGAGGGAGACTTTAAATTCTACAACCCTCTATCCCTATCCAATCTACACTTGATCAAAAAACTTTGCGCATCGGGGTTTATGTGCGCCATGTTGGGGTTCTTCGAATCAACAACGGCATCAAAATCGTTGGGGTCCATGTACGACCTTCCCATTTCGTCAAACCGTGAATTGGTTGCCCTTGGCAGTATCAATATATTTGGCTCGGTTTTCGGGGCTCTACCAGCATTTGGAGGGTACGGCAGATCAAAAGTTAACGCCATCTCTGCGAAAACAACTATGCTGGGAGGAATCATGGGTATCTGCACCTTGCTCACCATCCACTTTTTGCTCAAATATTTATACTTTGTCCCACAGTGTATGCTTAGTGTGGTGGCAGCGGTTATTGGTATCCTGTTGATCGAGGAAGCACCGTATGAACTCTACTTTCATTGGAAAACCAGAGGTATTGACGAGATTATCACATTCTGTGTCACCGTTGTTACCACGTTATTCTTCTCCATGGAGGGAGGCATTGCCGTGGGAATCGGGTACCTGCTTGTTCGAGTTGTCAAAAACTCGACATTCTCTCGAATTCAGATTCTTGGCCGGTACCCCAACACAAACAAGTTTGTTAATGCCGACATCCCAGCATACCAAACTAGCCAGGAAAAGGTTGCTGGGTCGTACCTAAACTTGTTTGATGATGCCCAACACATGCAGTTGAACACACAAGTGCTTGAGGAAGTCGAAGGGTGTTTGATAATCAAGGTGCCAGAACCACTTACATTCACCAACTGCAGTGACCTAACTACAAGACTAAAACGAGTTGAAATGTACGGATCTACAAGGGCGCACCCAGCACTGAAACGAAGCCGAGACATAGGCATGACAAAATATGTCATTTTCGACTTGAAGGGGATGTCTTCTCTCGATTCAACAGCAGCAAAAATTCTCAAAACATTGTTAGAGGGGTATAGGAAAAGAGGGATACGCACATGTTTTGTTAGAATGAGCAGCGATAAACATTTACGGAAAATGCTAGCCGACTCAGGGATTtgtaaattgttgattgatgatttgacTGACTTAAAGTACTTTGCCATCCAAGAAATCGCCGAGCAGAATTCACAGCCTTTAACAACGCCAGAAATGGAAGCTATGGTCGAGTGTTATTCGTTGATTGAAAGCAGCTCACACCCATACTTTAACCATATCAGCGATGCTTTGAAGgttattgattgttttgaaacaaattatGTAGACACTATAGACGcgtaa